The following are encoded in a window of Cucurbita pepo subsp. pepo cultivar mu-cu-16 chromosome LG12, ASM280686v2, whole genome shotgun sequence genomic DNA:
- the LOC111807224 gene encoding uncharacterized protein LOC111807224 isoform X1, translating to MASSVQRSPRLDQIHGEVRDSFRVLSYTNAPANRRVEMFDERGINEPTTDDNIQMTSSITSQELTNVGKKTMDDTDLAIESSKMVVEQTVEVGRQSSSTWDGQATATKKIIAICQSGGEFVKNKDGFLCYNGGEAYAIDIDQQTNLDDFRTEIAEMFSCSIDTMSIKYFLPGNKKTLISISKDKDLKRMINFLKDSITVDVFIMPEEAVARNLSHMPASRSSRTTVSEAVVPVVEPVDVAVENIIAMDQIGMDLSNEIPLICVPGVSSDEKYRKAAQQWENAIIGVDQRFNSFNEFREALHKYSIAHGFAYRYKKNDSHRVTVKCKYQGCPWRIYASRLSTTQLICIKKMNTNHSCEGAAAKAGYRATRGWVGNIIKEKLKVSPNYKPKDIADDIKRDYGIQLNYSQAWRAKEIAREQLQGSYKEAYNQLPYFCENIKETNPGSVASFTTKEDSSFHRLFVSFHASIAGFQHCRPLLFLDSTPLNSKYQGVFLTATAVDGEDGIFPAAFAVVDAETEENWHWFLLELKSAVKTSEQITFVADFQYGLNKSLAEIFDKSYHSYCLRRLAEKLNNDLKGQFSHEARRFMINDFYAAAFASKLEDFQRCAESIKGISPDAYNWIIQSEPEHWANAFFGGARYNHITSNFGQKFYCSISEAHELPITQMIDVLRGKMMETIYRRRVESDQWMTKLTPTNEEKLQKEISIARSFQVSLSRGSTFEVRGESVDIVDIDHWDCSCKGWQLTGLPCCHAIAVIECIGRSPYDYCPRYFTVESYRLTYAESIHPVPNVDRLILDESTPALVTVTPPPTRRPPGRPKLKQNESLEVVKRQLQCSKCKGLGHNKKTCKDS from the exons ATGGCTAGCAGTGTGCAGAGGAGCCCTCGGTTGGATCAGATCCATGGCGAAGTTCGTGACAGTTTTCGTGTCCTTTC GTATACGAATGCTCCTGCTAATAGGAGGGTAGAGATGTTTGATGAGAGAGGCATTAATGAACCTACTACTGATGATAACATTCAGATGACATCAT CAATAACAAGTCAAGAACTCACCAATGTTGGGAAGAAGACAATGGATGATACTGATCTTGCAATTGAAAGCTCTAAAATG GTAGTCGAACAAACAGTTGAAGTGGGAAGGCAATCTTCTTCTACATGGGATGGCCAA GCCACGGCTACGAAGAAAATAATTGCTATATGCCAATCAGGTGGTGAGTTTGTGAAAAATAAAGATGGATTCCTGTGTTACAACGGGGGTGAGGCCTATGCTATAGATATTGACcaacaaacaaatttagaCGATTTCAGGACAGAAATCGCAGAAATGTTTAGTTGTAGTATTGATACAATGTCCATCAAGTATTTTCTTCCCGGTAACAAGAAAACTCTCATCTCGATATCCAAGGACAAGGATCTAAAGCGGATGATAAACTTTTTGAAGGATTCTATCACAGTCGATGTGTTTATCATGCCAGAAGAAGCTGTTGCTCGAAATTTATCCCATATGCCTGCTAGTAG GTCAAGTAGAACAACAGTTTCTGAGGCAGTAGTTCCTGTAGTTGAGCCTGTAGATGTTGCAGTTGAGAATATCATCGCCATGGATCAGATAGGTATGGACTTATCTAATGAAATCCCTTTAATTTGTGTTCCTGGGGTGTCTAGTGATGAAAAGTATCGAAAAGCTGCACAACAATGGGAAAATGCCATTATTGGTGTAGACCAAAGGTTTAACAGCTTTAACGAATTCCGAGAAGCCTTACATAAGTACTCAATcgctcatggttttgcttacCGGTACAAGAAAAATGATAGCCATCGTGTCACTGTTAAATGCAAATACCAAGGTTGTCCATGGCGAATATATGCTTCAAGGTTGTCTACTACCCAACTGATTTGtattaagaaaatgaacacCAATCATTCATGCGAAGGGGCTGCTGCTAAAGCTGGGTATCGGGCTACTAGGGGATGGGTAGGAAATATCATAAAGGAAAAACTTAAGGTCTCCCCAAACTACAAACCAAAAGATATTGCAGATGACATAAAACGAGATTATGGAATTCAATTGAACTATTCACAGGCATGGCGTGCAAAAGAGATAGCAAGAGAGCAGCTACAAGGCTCCTACAAGGAAGCATATAATCAGTTGCCATACTTTTGTGAGAACATCAAAGAAACTAACCCTGGAAGTGTTGCTTCGTTCACCACTAAAGAGGATTCAAGCTTTCATCGCCTATTTGTATCGTTTCATGCATCAATTGCTGGTTTCCAGCATTGTCGACCTCTCCTTTTCCTCGACAGCACTCCATTGAACTCAAAGTATCAAGGGGTATTTTTGACTGCCACAGCTGTGGATGGGGAAGATGGCATATTTCCAGCAGCTTTTGCAGTTGTAGATGCTGAGACGGAGGAAAATTGGCACTGGTTTTTACTGGAATTGAAATCTGCAGTGAAAACGTCAGAGCAAATTACATTTGTTGCAGATTTTCAGTATGGACTGAACAAGTCTTTGGCTGAAATATTTGACAAGTCTTACCATAGCTACTGTTTGCGCCGTCTAGCTGAAAAGCTTAACAACGATTTAAAGGGCCAATTTTCTCATGAGGCTAGGCGATTTATGATTAACGATTTCTATGCTGCTGCTTTTGCATCTAAACTTGAGGATTTCCAGCGCTGTGCTGAAAGTATAAAAGGAATTTCACCTGATGCTTACAATTGGATCATACAAAGTGAACCAGAGCACTGGGCAAATGCATTCTTCGGAGGAGCAAGGTATAACCATATCACATCGAATTTTGGACAGAAGTTCTACTGTTCCATATCTGAAGCACATGAATTGCCTATAACACAGATGATTGACGTTTTACGGGGCAAAATGATGGAAACAATATATAGACGCAGGGTTGAATCAGACCAATGGATGACAAAATTAACACCAACCAATGAGGAAAagttacaaaaagaaatatcaaTTGCACGGTCATTTCAGGTTTCACTATCCCGCGGGAGCACATTTGAAGTTCGGGGGGAATCTGTTGACATTGTTGATATTGATCATTGGGATTGTAGCTGTAAGGGATGGCAGCTTACTGGTTTGCCTTGTTGCCATGCTATTGCTGTCATTGAATGCATTGGTAGGAGCCCATATGATTATTGCCCCAGATATTTCACAGTCGAGAGTTACCGCCTAACATACGCGGAATCAATCCATCCTGTCCCAAATGTGGACAGACTAATCCTGGATGAATCGACTCCGGCACTAGTCACAGTAACCCCTCCACCTACTAGAAGACCACCAGGTCGTCCAAAGCTGAAGCAGAATGAATCATTAGAAGTAGTCAAGCGTCAACTTCAATGTAGCAAGTGTAAAGGTCTTGGCCACAATAAGAAGACGTGCAAAGATTCATAG
- the LOC111807224 gene encoding uncharacterized protein LOC111807224 isoform X2, with product MAKFVTVFVSFRMYTNAPANRRVEMFDERGINEPTTDDNIQMTSSITSQELTNVGKKTMDDTDLAIESSKMVVEQTVEVGRQSSSTWDGQATATKKIIAICQSGGEFVKNKDGFLCYNGGEAYAIDIDQQTNLDDFRTEIAEMFSCSIDTMSIKYFLPGNKKTLISISKDKDLKRMINFLKDSITVDVFIMPEEAVARNLSHMPASRSSRTTVSEAVVPVVEPVDVAVENIIAMDQIGMDLSNEIPLICVPGVSSDEKYRKAAQQWENAIIGVDQRFNSFNEFREALHKYSIAHGFAYRYKKNDSHRVTVKCKYQGCPWRIYASRLSTTQLICIKKMNTNHSCEGAAAKAGYRATRGWVGNIIKEKLKVSPNYKPKDIADDIKRDYGIQLNYSQAWRAKEIAREQLQGSYKEAYNQLPYFCENIKETNPGSVASFTTKEDSSFHRLFVSFHASIAGFQHCRPLLFLDSTPLNSKYQGVFLTATAVDGEDGIFPAAFAVVDAETEENWHWFLLELKSAVKTSEQITFVADFQYGLNKSLAEIFDKSYHSYCLRRLAEKLNNDLKGQFSHEARRFMINDFYAAAFASKLEDFQRCAESIKGISPDAYNWIIQSEPEHWANAFFGGARYNHITSNFGQKFYCSISEAHELPITQMIDVLRGKMMETIYRRRVESDQWMTKLTPTNEEKLQKEISIARSFQVSLSRGSTFEVRGESVDIVDIDHWDCSCKGWQLTGLPCCHAIAVIECIGRSPYDYCPRYFTVESYRLTYAESIHPVPNVDRLILDESTPALVTVTPPPTRRPPGRPKLKQNESLEVVKRQLQCSKCKGLGHNKKTCKDS from the exons ATGGCGAAGTTCGTGACAGTTTTCGTGTCCTTTCGTAT GTATACGAATGCTCCTGCTAATAGGAGGGTAGAGATGTTTGATGAGAGAGGCATTAATGAACCTACTACTGATGATAACATTCAGATGACATCAT CAATAACAAGTCAAGAACTCACCAATGTTGGGAAGAAGACAATGGATGATACTGATCTTGCAATTGAAAGCTCTAAAATG GTAGTCGAACAAACAGTTGAAGTGGGAAGGCAATCTTCTTCTACATGGGATGGCCAA GCCACGGCTACGAAGAAAATAATTGCTATATGCCAATCAGGTGGTGAGTTTGTGAAAAATAAAGATGGATTCCTGTGTTACAACGGGGGTGAGGCCTATGCTATAGATATTGACcaacaaacaaatttagaCGATTTCAGGACAGAAATCGCAGAAATGTTTAGTTGTAGTATTGATACAATGTCCATCAAGTATTTTCTTCCCGGTAACAAGAAAACTCTCATCTCGATATCCAAGGACAAGGATCTAAAGCGGATGATAAACTTTTTGAAGGATTCTATCACAGTCGATGTGTTTATCATGCCAGAAGAAGCTGTTGCTCGAAATTTATCCCATATGCCTGCTAGTAG GTCAAGTAGAACAACAGTTTCTGAGGCAGTAGTTCCTGTAGTTGAGCCTGTAGATGTTGCAGTTGAGAATATCATCGCCATGGATCAGATAGGTATGGACTTATCTAATGAAATCCCTTTAATTTGTGTTCCTGGGGTGTCTAGTGATGAAAAGTATCGAAAAGCTGCACAACAATGGGAAAATGCCATTATTGGTGTAGACCAAAGGTTTAACAGCTTTAACGAATTCCGAGAAGCCTTACATAAGTACTCAATcgctcatggttttgcttacCGGTACAAGAAAAATGATAGCCATCGTGTCACTGTTAAATGCAAATACCAAGGTTGTCCATGGCGAATATATGCTTCAAGGTTGTCTACTACCCAACTGATTTGtattaagaaaatgaacacCAATCATTCATGCGAAGGGGCTGCTGCTAAAGCTGGGTATCGGGCTACTAGGGGATGGGTAGGAAATATCATAAAGGAAAAACTTAAGGTCTCCCCAAACTACAAACCAAAAGATATTGCAGATGACATAAAACGAGATTATGGAATTCAATTGAACTATTCACAGGCATGGCGTGCAAAAGAGATAGCAAGAGAGCAGCTACAAGGCTCCTACAAGGAAGCATATAATCAGTTGCCATACTTTTGTGAGAACATCAAAGAAACTAACCCTGGAAGTGTTGCTTCGTTCACCACTAAAGAGGATTCAAGCTTTCATCGCCTATTTGTATCGTTTCATGCATCAATTGCTGGTTTCCAGCATTGTCGACCTCTCCTTTTCCTCGACAGCACTCCATTGAACTCAAAGTATCAAGGGGTATTTTTGACTGCCACAGCTGTGGATGGGGAAGATGGCATATTTCCAGCAGCTTTTGCAGTTGTAGATGCTGAGACGGAGGAAAATTGGCACTGGTTTTTACTGGAATTGAAATCTGCAGTGAAAACGTCAGAGCAAATTACATTTGTTGCAGATTTTCAGTATGGACTGAACAAGTCTTTGGCTGAAATATTTGACAAGTCTTACCATAGCTACTGTTTGCGCCGTCTAGCTGAAAAGCTTAACAACGATTTAAAGGGCCAATTTTCTCATGAGGCTAGGCGATTTATGATTAACGATTTCTATGCTGCTGCTTTTGCATCTAAACTTGAGGATTTCCAGCGCTGTGCTGAAAGTATAAAAGGAATTTCACCTGATGCTTACAATTGGATCATACAAAGTGAACCAGAGCACTGGGCAAATGCATTCTTCGGAGGAGCAAGGTATAACCATATCACATCGAATTTTGGACAGAAGTTCTACTGTTCCATATCTGAAGCACATGAATTGCCTATAACACAGATGATTGACGTTTTACGGGGCAAAATGATGGAAACAATATATAGACGCAGGGTTGAATCAGACCAATGGATGACAAAATTAACACCAACCAATGAGGAAAagttacaaaaagaaatatcaaTTGCACGGTCATTTCAGGTTTCACTATCCCGCGGGAGCACATTTGAAGTTCGGGGGGAATCTGTTGACATTGTTGATATTGATCATTGGGATTGTAGCTGTAAGGGATGGCAGCTTACTGGTTTGCCTTGTTGCCATGCTATTGCTGTCATTGAATGCATTGGTAGGAGCCCATATGATTATTGCCCCAGATATTTCACAGTCGAGAGTTACCGCCTAACATACGCGGAATCAATCCATCCTGTCCCAAATGTGGACAGACTAATCCTGGATGAATCGACTCCGGCACTAGTCACAGTAACCCCTCCACCTACTAGAAGACCACCAGGTCGTCCAAAGCTGAAGCAGAATGAATCATTAGAAGTAGTCAAGCGTCAACTTCAATGTAGCAAGTGTAAAGGTCTTGGCCACAATAAGAAGACGTGCAAAGATTCATAG